One Numenius arquata chromosome 10, bNumArq3.hap1.1, whole genome shotgun sequence DNA segment encodes these proteins:
- the ELMOD2 gene encoding ELMO domain-containing protein 2 produces the protein MLVYFWGFLYSKYLRFWLKWILRLLTQKCELQRVFDGLKAGAQRTLSIEHSLASSKNKVLRNAVHVEEGEVEKCVRDVMKEKKIAQKDTGFKTNLHISLLQISGYKKLYLNVESLRKVPYDSDNEEHEEQLIELWNLLMPHENLKARITKQWCDIGFQGDDPKTDFRGMGLLGLVNLVYFSKHYTNEARQILSRSNHPKLGYSYAIVGINLTEMAYSLLKNGALKSHLYNMVSGSPQMEHFHQFYCYLVYEFDKFWFEEEPESIMHFNQYREKFHEKIKGLLLHCDVILTLQNTKNP, from the exons ATGTTGGTGTACTTCTGGGGGTTCCTGTACAGCAAGTACCTTCGGTTTTGGCTGAAGTGGATCTTGCGGCTGCTGACTCAGAAATGCGAATTGCAGCGTGTCTTTGATGGCTTGAAGGCAGGGGCGCAGCGGACACTGAGCATAG aACATTCACTGGCATCATCAAAGAATAAG GTTTTAAGAAACGCTGTACATGTTGAGGAAGGTGAAGTCGAGAAGTGTGTCAGAGatgtaatgaaagaaaagaaaattgcacaGAAGGATACAGG gTTTAAGACAAATCTGCATATATCCTTACTGCAGATATCAGGTTATAAAAAACTTTATCTGAACGTGGAAAGTCTGAGGAAGGTCCCATATGATTCGGATAACGAAGAACACGAGGAACAGTTAATTGAG CTTTGGAATTTGCTGATGCCTCATGAGAATCTGAAGGCCAGAATCACTAAGCAGTGGTGTGACATCGGCTTCCAAGGTGATGATCCCAAAACGGACTTCAGAGGAATGGGCCTGCTGGGATTAGTGAATCTGGT GTATTTTAGTAAGCATTACACCAACGAAGCTCGTCAGATCCTTTCTCGTTCAAATCACCCAAAGCTGGG ATATTCTTACGCAATAGTTGGAATCAATCTGACAGAAATGGCATACAGCTTGCTTAAGAATGGTGCTTTAAAGTCTCATCTGTACAACATGGTCTCTGGATCACCGCAGATGGAGCACTTCCATCAGTTTTACT gtTATTTGGTTTATGAGTTTGACAAGTTCTGGTTTGAAGAAGAACCAGAAAGCATTATGCACTTCAACCAGTACAGAGAGAAATTCCATGAAAAAATTAAGGGACTTTTGCTGCATTGTGATGTGATACTAACCTTACAAAATACAAAGAACCCTTAA